CTATCCAATCCATTGATGCTCCTTGGGTCTTGTTCGGAAGAATAGATCCGTGTTGTTGTGGCGGGTTCGAGCCAAGATACTTTGAtcttttgttcttgttctcTCGTTATCGTTGGTTTCTTGTGTTTAGATCCGAGAGGATCTTTCCTAGTGTTACTAACTTGTGTATTGAGTGTGCGGGTTGAAGCGATTACGAGTGAGGCTAAGTTGATAGCTTCAAGACcttgtaatagttagaactAGATTCTTTGTAATCTCGTTGTATTACTTGTGTAAAATCAGCCGCGTGGTGAGAGTTTGGTGAGCTTtcttgtacaagaacaaagaggtctcgATAATTAGTGAATTTAGACTAACTGATCCCTGcaacattaaacaaaattatcaaatacgGTCTTAGTAATACGGTCTTAGTAAcactattttatactatattattttatgatgtgGCATTTGCTTGTATGCTACTGCCATTTAATCAACTTGAATTTTGAGCTTctgtaaacataaaaaattgcaCAAAGCTAACTCAACAAAGTGGTATTAAAGGCTGCCtatgttttctatttaatttgcaCAGAGAAATAGTCTTCTTATTCAATTACGACgcacatataaatatatattcacacACACAGATTGCAGAGTAGAGGTAAACACCAAGTAGATATATagatgtgatcaaatgcaaactctaaatattgtacaaactccaaactatgatctggaccgttagaaaatatcaacagatcatgaaataatagcaacaaaaaatgtcaacacaatgtcaacgattgatgttgtgttgaaattgtgttgacattgtattgatattgtattgatatcagaatcttgaaattttatactgtTGACATTacgttgatattgtgttgaaaaagtttggagtttgtacaatatatgggtttgcattttatcactaccctatatatatatatattctgtATTATATAGAGAGGTTGCAGTAGGATCAGTTGAGTTGAATGGCAGCGGCGTATGTGAGGCCGGCCTTCCAATCCGCAGCGATCACACTTGAAAGCTGCACCCACTTCGCCTCTGCATTTGCAGTGGCCACAATCTGGAGTCGTAAGCTTATCGCTGCTCCCAACGGTGGGCTCAAGCCTGGAATTTAGTACTAATAGCTTTGCCGCCATTGCTTTTGCTTCCTTGCTTCCGACATTCTCAACACTGCACTAATTGTGGAAGATAATATATTTAACTacactattttttcaattaagcAATTTGGAAATGttttaattgtgttttttAGTCTGATTCAAACAATGATGATAAAATTAGGTACGCACGTTAGCAATAACGGTTTTTTGAATTGGGAGTGGTAAAAAATGCGAGGGGAAATTGAGAATGTGACATCAAATTAGAGATGATTATAATCTATAATGATCGATATACTATTGACTAAATTTAcgtactttattttttaaaactactactatcatttttactttttttagaGAAAGAGATTTGACAAGTTCAAAAACGATCAAAATAAACCCACCACATACCcatttgattaatttggtGACCCAAGCCCAAGTGTGgtcattttatttaacacGTCATTTAACACACAAGCCCATTTCAGTTACTCATTAAAGTTTAGCCGGCCATTTTTCTAATCTTATAAAGGGCAAAAGCGGCGCCGTTTCAAGGCACAGCACGGTGCTGTGATTTCTCTCCTCTGCAGAGCCCTTGTTAAAGCGTGAGTTATTATTAAATCTCACTCCTACAATTAAAATACACCTTTCAAAAGGGGCAAAATCCCAATCGCCCAAACCCTAGAAACACCAGTCTACCGGCGCATCCTCCCTCTTCTCCGCCTCGCCGAGTTTAGAAGCTCCCTGCTCAATTTCGCGGCGGCGGCCAATTCCTACGCTCCTCCACTCTCGCTATTCCAGCCCCAAACTTGCTCAAGCATGTCGATTGCTCAGGATCTCTATCCCACCGAAGAGGACTACCTCTACGAAGAAGAGGTACTTCGAAACCCTAACAATCTCAAATTGTGGTGGCGATACCTAATCGCGAAGAGCGACGCGCCGTTCAAGAAGCGCGCCATTATCTACGAGCGAGCTCTCAAGGCCTTGCCCGGAAGCTACAAGCTGTGGCACGCCTATCTCCGCGAGCGCCTCGAGATCGTGAGGAATCTACCGATTACTCACTCGCAGTATCAGACGCTGAACAACACTTTCGAGCGAGCCCTCGCCACGATGCACAAGATGCCCCGCATTTGGACTATGTTTTTGCAGTCTCTGACGCATCAGAAGCTGATTACTCGGACGCGGCGCACGTTCGACCGTGCATTGTGCGCGCTGCCGGTTACTCAGCACGACCGAATCTGGGAGTGTTATCTGGTGTTCGTGTCGCAGAGGGGCGTGCCGATAGATACGTCGCTGAGGGTGTACAAGAGGTACCTGAAGTATGATCCAAGTCATATTGAGGATTTTATTGAGTTCTTGGTCAATTCGCAGTTGTGGCAGGAGGCTGCGGAGAGGTTGGCTGGGGTTTTAAATGACGACCAGTTTTACTCTATAAAGGGGAAGACAAAACATAGGCTATGGTTGGAATTGTGTGATTTGTTGACTCAGCATGCCACTGAGATATCGGGATTGAATGTGGATGCGATAATTAGAGGGGGGATTAGGAAGTTTACGGATGAAGTGGGGAGACTGTGGACTTCATTGGCTGATTATTATATTAGGAGACAGCTTCTTGAGAAGGCCAGAGATATCTTTGAGGAAGGTATGACGACTGTAGTCACAGTGAGGGATTTCAGTGTTATTTTTGATGCATATTCACAATTTGAGGACAGTGTGTTGTCAATTAAGATGGACAATATGGATGACagtgatgaagaagatggGAATGAGGATGCCATAGAGGAGGATGATGAGGAGGATGATAGGTTGGATATTGAGAAGTTGAGGAAGAAGATCAGCTGTTTTTGGTTGAAGGATGACAAGGATGTGGATTTGCGGTTGGCGAGATATGAGCATCTGATGGACAGGAGGCCGGAGTTAGCTAACAGTGTGCTTTTGAGGCAGAATCCTCACAATGTGGAGCAGTGGCATCGGAGAGTTAAGCTTTTTGAAGGGAATCCcacaaaacaaattttgacTTACACAGAAGCTGTGAGGACCGTGGATCCCATGAAGGCTGTTGGGAAACCCCATACTCTGTGGGTTGCATTTGCTAAGTTGTATGAGACTCATGGAGATGTTTCAAATGCCCGGGTGATTTTTGATAAGGCTGTGCAGGTTAATTACAAGGCTGTCGATCATCTAGCAAGCATTTGGTGTGAATGGGCTGAGATGGAGCTCAGacacaaaaatttaaaggGTGCACTGGAACTGATGAGGCGTGCTACTGCTGAACCATCTGTCGAGGTCAAGAGGAGAGGTACGATTTTTAGTTCCTCCCAACACACACAGATACCTTCTTCCTTTATTCATGTGTGAGGATCTTTTATACTCATGAAGTTGAAATTAAGTTATACAGTACTATGTTTTAGAAAATCTTTATGACTTCCGAGTAAACTTCTGTGCTGTGCTGTTTTGGTGAGTCTAGTGCTGAAGTGGGTCAAGTGACATGGAAGTCACAGTTTTATAGACAAAATTGATCATGGTCCATGATAATGATGTAGCTATATTATTTGGTATAAATGTAAGCTGGAGGGACACTTGTAATTTCAAGTGCATCTTTTGCTATCGTCATTGCCAGTTGGTTAAATCTATCACTTCTAGATTCGAAGAAATTCATAGAGCAAGAGTAgcatgtttattttaatgactCCCCTACCAAGAACCTTTTGTGACCattttgtttctctagatTACTCTTCACAATTATGAGCATGTGTTCCTGGCTAGTCTTTATATCTTGTTTTCTAGTGAGTGTTGCACGAATCAGAATTTATAATATTCTACCCTGCCCGCAAAAGCTTGAAAGTTGAAATACATAACTTCCTTCCTGCAAGTGTACTGAAGACCAATTTTAGTAAAAGGTGGATAAATTTCTCAAGTTACTTTGCTAGCAAATTAGCTAGTTTATTAACAGAAGCACTGCAAGTTCAATTAAAGTCTGCTAGTTTGTTTTATCTTTCTCCATTTGCTTATCTTGACTTTCacatattcataatttattcaaaatgatTTTATGGATTATGAATGTAAGagttaaaaaatactccatcaattttaattatttttctttgcacCAGGCCGTGCTTTTTTAGGCAAATCTAAGCTGTAATTCTTACACTTTCTCTATAATCAATTGATataattggaattgaatttgaatgcTTATTCTGCTTACCCTTTTATAGTTGCTGCTGATGGAAATGAACCAGTGCAAATGAAGGTTCATAAATCCCTTAAACTTTGGACATTTTATGTGGATTTGGAGGAAAGCTTGGGTACCTTGGAGTCAACTCGTGTAgtttatgagaaaatattgGATCTAAGAATTGCTACTCCCCAGATTATCATAAATTATGCAATGCTTCTAGAAGTAAGTGCTAATCCTAATCCTCTGGTAGTAGTAGTTCTCTCACTCCTTTCTCCAATTCGCTAGATTGAGAAATAACTCTCGTGTCATTTTCCAGGAACACAAGTACTTTGAAGACTCATTTAAAGTTTATGAGAGAggtgtaaaaatatttaagtacCCGCATGTGAAAGATATATGGGTCACATATCTTTCCAAATTCGTTAAGAGATATGGAAAATCAAAGCTGGAACGAGCTAGGGAGATATTTGAGAAGGCAGTTGAAGAGGTATGTTGATTCCTCATGTGCTATAGATTGGAGACATGTAGACGATTTATCCTGCTGTTTTGCAATTCTTTTGATTATCTGTGCTATAAACTGCAAAACAGTTTTCAGGCAGTGCCATGATTTGCTACACGATTTGTTGGTGGCCTTATAACTTGCTTTGCTGACAAGTTTCGTCAGTCTTCATTGACCAGTTCATATCTGCTTTGAGAATGCAGTGGCTGAAGCTTATGAGCTCTTTCACAAATTTGAGGTTATCCCCACTTTTTGGGCCAAAAAgtaaagggaaaaaaagaaaaatcttaTGTTAGAAAACTTAGTCATTGTAATGTATAACACTGTGATTGCTTAAAATATTAAGCTCTAAAAACATCTTATAGTTCTTTAGAGCTTAGCATAAACATTTTATAACTCTTAAATAAGCTTCTTGCTAAACATCTTAGCATAATGGTTTAGAAAATAAtctgtttctttctttaattGAAACTAATTGTAACTGAGGGATTTTGCGGACATTCTCTGTGTTGAAGCATAGAAGTTTTTGTAGTGTTTTCGTCTTGAGTCACTGGGAAACTCCTCTTACTTCATTCTATAGATGTTGGTCATCATAGTGTTGTTTTTGTTATGCCCTGTTACTGATTTGTGTATTATGGCCGGCCTTGGGTTATGTAAAGCTTTGCATGCTTTTGTTCAAATAGCCTGTGTTAATCCTCGATCAGCATCCTTGTGTGTGAATGCACAAGCTTGtgcatagttttttttttataccttCACTGATGCtgattgattaaataaattttcccTTGATTAGGCTCCTGCAGAATCAGTGAAACCCCTGTATCTTCAATACGCCAAATTGGAGGAAGACTATGGTCTGGCCAAAAGAGCAATGCGGGTGTATGATCAGGCTACAAAAGCTGTCCCACCTAATGAGAAGTTGGGCATGTATGAGATATATATTACCAGGGCAGCTGACATATTCGGATTACCAAAAACTAGGGAG
The genomic region above belongs to Salvia hispanica cultivar TCC Black 2014 chromosome 3, UniMelb_Shisp_WGS_1.0, whole genome shotgun sequence and contains:
- the LOC125210980 gene encoding pre-mRNA-splicing factor SYF1-like, encoding MSIAQDLYPTEEDYLYEEEVLRNPNNLKLWWRYLIAKSDAPFKKRAIIYERALKALPGSYKLWHAYLRERLEIVRNLPITHSQYQTLNNTFERALATMHKMPRIWTMFLQSLTHQKLITRTRRTFDRALCALPVTQHDRIWECYLVFVSQRGVPIDTSLRVYKRYLKYDPSHIEDFIEFLVNSQLWQEAAERLAGVLNDDQFYSIKGKTKHRLWLELCDLLTQHATEISGLNVDAIIRGGIRKFTDEVGRLWTSLADYYIRRQLLEKARDIFEEGMTTVVTVRDFSVIFDAYSQFEDSVLSIKMDNMDDSDEEDGNEDAIEEDDEEDDRLDIEKLRKKISCFWLKDDKDVDLRLARYEHLMDRRPELANSVLLRQNPHNVEQWHRRVKLFEGNPTKQILTYTEAVRTVDPMKAVGKPHTLWVAFAKLYETHGDVSNARVIFDKAVQVNYKAVDHLASIWCEWAEMELRHKNLKGALELMRRATAEPSVEVKRRVAADGNEPVQMKVHKSLKLWTFYVDLEESLGTLESTRVVYEKILDLRIATPQIIINYAMLLEEHKYFEDSFKVYERGVKIFKYPHVKDIWVTYLSKFVKRYGKSKLERAREIFEKAVEEAPAESVKPLYLQYAKLEEDYGLAKRAMRVYDQATKAVPPNEKLGMYEIYITRAADIFGLPKTREIYEQAIESRLPDKDVKVMCLRYAELEKNLGEIDRARALYKHASQFANPKSDPDFWKKWHEFEVQHGNEDTYREMRRIMRSVDASYSQTHFILPEYLMQKDQMQTLDEAKDVLKKAGVAEDEMAALERQLLPTTNETSAKDGGRRLGFVSAGLQQNGETTANTEDIELPEDSDPEDEEKVEIAQKEIPDAVFGGLVRKRDEADEKGKEATDTENKENDGHLGALERIKRMRRGA